In a genomic window of Corynebacterium lizhenjunii:
- a CDS encoding CaiB/BaiF CoA transferase family protein, whose product MQTPLQDVRVVFLGGIGPGPFAAMVLADMGAHVTRIIRPEGDSDIPHDILYRGQDTLVADLKSPEGRAQVLELLEHADALIEGFRPGVAERLGLGPADAHAANPALAYCRMTGWGQDGPLAHTAGHDINYIAVAGALEPIAGADGTPVPPINFMGDFGGGSMYLVAGLLGGLLQARSTGRGCVVDAAIVDGTAHLTAMLHSFRNAGQWGPRGSNLLDGGAPFYRVYQTADTRYMAVGAIEPQFYAQLLERLGLTEELGAYPQYAQKHWPVVRAAFARVFATRTQEQWARHFAGSDACVSEVVAPAEVLDHPHLAARGVYRLADPSVPGHYEPAPAPRFIPAAQAD is encoded by the coding sequence ATGCAGACTCCCTTGCAAGACGTGCGCGTGGTGTTTCTTGGCGGCATTGGCCCTGGGCCTTTCGCCGCCATGGTGCTTGCCGATATGGGCGCCCACGTCACCCGCATTATCCGCCCCGAAGGCGATAGCGACATCCCCCATGACATCCTCTACCGCGGCCAGGACACCCTGGTGGCGGATCTGAAGTCCCCGGAAGGCCGGGCGCAGGTGCTGGAGCTGCTAGAGCATGCCGATGCCCTCATCGAAGGCTTCCGTCCCGGCGTTGCGGAGCGTTTAGGGCTGGGGCCTGCCGATGCCCACGCCGCCAACCCCGCCCTGGCCTACTGTCGTATGACCGGCTGGGGCCAGGACGGCCCCCTGGCACACACGGCGGGCCATGACATCAACTACATTGCGGTCGCGGGGGCGTTGGAGCCCATTGCGGGTGCGGATGGCACCCCGGTGCCGCCGATTAATTTCATGGGCGACTTCGGCGGTGGCTCCATGTACCTGGTAGCGGGCCTGCTGGGCGGGTTGTTGCAGGCGCGCAGTACTGGGCGCGGTTGCGTAGTCGATGCCGCGATTGTCGATGGCACCGCGCACCTGACTGCGATGTTGCATTCTTTCCGCAACGCCGGCCAGTGGGGCCCGCGCGGGAGCAATCTGCTCGACGGCGGTGCGCCCTTCTACCGCGTCTACCAGACCGCCGATACCCGCTACATGGCCGTTGGCGCCATTGAGCCGCAATTCTATGCCCAGCTGCTTGAGCGCTTGGGGCTGACTGAAGAGCTCGGCGCCTACCCGCAGTACGCGCAGAAGCATTGGCCGGTTGTCCGCGCGGCGTTTGCCCGCGTGTTTGCCACCCGTACCCAGGAGCAGTGGGCGCGCCACTTCGCCGGCAGTGATGCCTGCGTAAGCGAAGTTGTGGCCCCCGCCGAGGTCCTGGACCACCCGCACCTGGCCGCCCGCGGGGTCTACCGTCTCGCAGACCCGAGCGTGCCCGGACACTATGAGCCAGCGCCTGCACCGCGGTTTATTCCCGCAGCGCAGGCTGATTAG
- a CDS encoding rhodanese-like domain-containing protein yields the protein MRNVQPTEVPAGAQLIDVREQHEWDAEHAPGATLIPMSELAQRVGEIDPDRDIYVICHLGGRSQRVCEYLEASLGWETINVLGGMDEWGAQGLPVVR from the coding sequence ATGCGAAACGTACAGCCCACAGAAGTTCCGGCCGGCGCCCAGCTTATCGACGTGCGCGAGCAGCACGAATGGGACGCCGAGCACGCCCCCGGCGCCACCCTCATTCCCATGAGCGAGCTGGCGCAGCGCGTTGGCGAAATTGACCCCGACCGCGACATCTACGTCATCTGCCACCTGGGTGGGCGCAGCCAGCGGGTGTGCGAATACCTTGAGGCCTCCCTGGGGTGGGAGACCATCAATGTGCTCGGCGGCATGGACGAGTGGGGAGCCCAGGGACTGCCTGTCGTACGCTAG
- a CDS encoding response regulator transcription factor: protein MTLVIADDSALLREGVAGLLERQGHRVIGQAATAEELVEVVRACAGTSGAGGGSGTGPGLPDVVITDVRMPPGMADDGLKAAVSLREEFPHLAVMVLSQYVAPAYAVELFDTTTAGTGYLLKDRVSEVVDFLSSLQVVAQGGTVVDPTVAQALMRSGRSGLAELTPREREVLELMSRGQSNKEIATNLVLSGAAVAKHVSNIFSKLRLDPSEDNRRVKAILEYLSR from the coding sequence TTGACGTTGGTTATAGCGGATGATTCTGCTTTGCTGCGCGAGGGCGTGGCTGGTTTGTTGGAGCGCCAAGGCCACCGGGTAATTGGCCAAGCTGCCACTGCCGAAGAGCTGGTAGAGGTGGTGCGGGCGTGCGCTGGGACTTCGGGGGCGGGCGGGGGTTCAGGGACCGGGCCCGGATTGCCGGACGTGGTGATTACCGATGTACGCATGCCCCCGGGCATGGCCGATGATGGCCTCAAAGCCGCCGTATCCCTGCGCGAGGAGTTCCCGCACTTGGCGGTGATGGTGCTATCACAATACGTGGCCCCGGCGTATGCGGTAGAACTGTTTGACACCACTACGGCTGGCACCGGCTACCTGCTCAAAGACCGCGTTAGCGAGGTGGTGGACTTTCTATCCAGCCTGCAAGTAGTGGCCCAGGGCGGCACGGTGGTAGACCCCACGGTGGCCCAAGCGTTGATGCGCTCGGGGCGCAGCGGCCTGGCGGAACTCACCCCACGCGAGCGCGAGGTCCTGGAGCTGATGTCTCGCGGGCAATCCAACAAAGAGATAGCGACCAACCTGGTGCTTTCCGGGGCTGCGGTGGCCAAGCATGTATCCAATATCTTTAGCAAACTCCGCTTGGACCCCAGCGAGGATAACCGACGCGTCAAGGCCATCCTGGAGTACCTATCGCGCTGA
- a CDS encoding sensor histidine kinase produces MWKRKRDTRSNEARQAEIIAQLTASRRAIADAYEVERARIERDLHDGAQQYLVAASIKLGEAQLTATGPTAELIAAAKDNIDAGLRALRTTVHGIHPQVLADHGLVAALADAAFPNVRIHAPHPLPQLSPSVLAAGYFFATEAVTNALKYAPDAPVSVLVTADAALHITVVDEGPGGAHLIPGHGLAGMAQRLEAFGGSVEVSSPNGGPTRVAGSIPLLLERGETAVVQ; encoded by the coding sequence ATGTGGAAGCGCAAGCGCGATACGCGCAGTAATGAGGCCCGCCAGGCGGAGATTATTGCCCAGCTCACCGCCTCTCGGCGCGCGATTGCAGACGCCTATGAGGTCGAGCGGGCCCGCATTGAGCGAGATCTGCATGATGGCGCCCAGCAGTACCTGGTCGCAGCCAGCATCAAGTTGGGCGAGGCCCAGCTTACTGCCACGGGTCCTACCGCAGAGTTGATTGCCGCGGCGAAGGACAACATTGATGCTGGCCTGCGGGCCCTGCGCACCACGGTCCATGGCATCCACCCGCAGGTGCTGGCTGACCATGGGTTGGTGGCCGCGCTTGCCGATGCCGCCTTCCCCAACGTGCGCATCCACGCCCCGCACCCCTTGCCGCAGCTTTCCCCCAGCGTGCTGGCGGCGGGCTACTTCTTTGCCACGGAGGCGGTGACGAATGCGCTGAAATATGCTCCTGACGCGCCGGTTAGTGTGCTGGTGACTGCCGATGCCGCCCTCCACATCACCGTTGTCGATGAGGGCCCCGGCGGCGCGCATCTGATTCCCGGCCATGGGCTGGCGGGGATGGCGCAGCGCCTGGAGGCTTTCGGCGGGAGCGTGGAGGTCTCCTCCCCCAACGGTGGGCCTACGCGGGTGGCGGGTAGCATTCCTTTGTTGTTAGAACGCGGAGAAACGGCGGTGGTGCAGTGA
- a CDS encoding ABC transporter ATP-binding protein yields the protein MTLSVQDITKDFGGGPVLAGITLDIAPGELVAVMGPSGSGKSTLLHCMSGVLTPTDGTVRYRDLELSSLADAARSRTRLHHFGFVFQDGQLLPELTNLDNVALPAMLCGTSRAKARRKAQQLLDQLGLGPLAGRRPGEISGGQAQRVAIARALAADPDVVFADEPTGALDQSTGHEVMQLLTSVVRQSGASLIMVTHDPKVAEWMGRRVEIRDGLIHADSRQPGRSGAES from the coding sequence ATGACACTTTCCGTTCAAGACATCACGAAAGACTTTGGCGGCGGACCCGTGCTGGCGGGCATCACCCTGGACATTGCCCCGGGGGAGCTGGTGGCTGTGATGGGGCCCTCCGGCTCCGGCAAGTCCACTCTGCTGCATTGCATGTCCGGGGTGCTTACCCCCACCGATGGCACTGTGCGCTACCGCGACCTGGAGCTTTCTTCGCTTGCCGATGCCGCCCGTTCCCGCACCCGCCTGCACCACTTCGGGTTTGTCTTCCAAGACGGTCAGCTGCTGCCGGAGCTGACCAACCTGGACAACGTGGCGCTGCCTGCCATGCTGTGCGGTACCAGCCGGGCCAAGGCGCGCCGCAAGGCGCAGCAGCTGCTAGACCAGCTGGGGCTGGGGCCATTGGCGGGGCGGCGCCCGGGGGAGATTTCTGGCGGCCAAGCCCAGCGCGTGGCCATTGCCCGGGCGCTGGCCGCAGACCCGGACGTGGTGTTTGCCGATGAACCCACCGGCGCCCTAGACCAATCCACCGGCCATGAAGTCATGCAGCTGCTGACCAGCGTGGTACGCCAATCCGGGGCCAGCCTGATTATGGTCACCCATGATCCGAAGGTGGCCGAGTGGATGGGGCGCAGGGTTGAAATCCGCGATGGCCTTATCCATGCCGATAGCCGCCAGCCGGGCCGCAGCGGCGCCGAGAGCTAG
- a CDS encoding FtsX-like permease family protein produces the protein MLELALRGRTGVVSALAVLSMAVCSAIAFLVAGGTWMFWQRAQHVEDASPALHEYLERYGGVLDFWLYLAVFACAFLVPAVFNLTAQSAVLGASGRERRLATLRLLGLSSRQVVRLAVVETAVQSVVGIGLGCAASALAAPLFTHLSFQDRPIRLSEILLPWWGYLAVAGVLFALSLAAAFAGMQRVRVSPLGVARREMPKALRWWRLAAFVAAVAVGGVVLSGFSITGETIGVLFMLGILATLVLLINLVAPFLLQAGAYLAALLPGTAHLVACQRIGANARVAWRRVGAIAFFGFLAGYLVAAPLGEDGLTLAMREEATTLIIFTDVSTGALLTLAFGFILAAMSIFLGQVSAVYEDANLHRSLSLMGLPRGFLTRVSALEVMGPAIALSLFGFAFGALMVTVMFDNAGDIDLGHRIATALSILAVGWVVSAGAVLAAEPLRSRVLRQGVRRE, from the coding sequence ATGCTTGAGTTAGCCCTGCGCGGGCGCACCGGCGTGGTCAGTGCCCTGGCGGTATTGAGCATGGCAGTGTGCTCGGCGATTGCCTTTTTGGTTGCCGGCGGGACCTGGATGTTCTGGCAGCGCGCCCAACACGTCGAAGACGCCTCCCCGGCGCTGCATGAATACTTAGAGCGCTACGGTGGCGTCCTGGACTTTTGGCTTTACCTGGCCGTTTTTGCGTGCGCGTTCCTGGTTCCGGCGGTGTTTAACCTCACCGCGCAGTCTGCGGTGCTGGGAGCCTCTGGGCGCGAGCGCCGCCTGGCCACCTTGCGCCTGCTGGGGCTGAGCTCCCGGCAAGTGGTGCGCCTGGCCGTAGTAGAAACTGCGGTGCAGTCGGTAGTGGGCATCGGGCTGGGATGCGCGGCCAGTGCGCTAGCCGCCCCGCTGTTTACGCACCTGAGTTTCCAAGACCGGCCCATTCGCTTAAGCGAAATCCTCTTGCCTTGGTGGGGATACCTCGCGGTGGCCGGGGTGCTCTTCGCACTGTCGCTGGCCGCAGCTTTTGCCGGTATGCAGCGCGTGCGAGTCAGCCCCCTGGGGGTGGCGCGCCGGGAAATGCCCAAGGCGCTGCGGTGGTGGCGCTTGGCAGCCTTCGTTGCAGCGGTGGCGGTAGGCGGGGTGGTGCTGAGCGGGTTCAGCATCACTGGGGAAACCATTGGGGTGCTGTTTATGCTGGGCATTCTGGCCACACTTGTGCTGCTGATTAACCTGGTCGCACCCTTCTTGCTGCAGGCCGGCGCCTACCTGGCTGCGCTATTGCCCGGGACCGCGCATCTGGTGGCATGCCAGCGCATTGGTGCGAATGCGCGTGTGGCCTGGCGGCGCGTGGGCGCGATTGCCTTCTTTGGTTTCCTGGCCGGCTACCTGGTGGCCGCACCCCTGGGCGAGGACGGCCTGACCCTGGCCATGCGCGAGGAAGCAACCACGCTGATCATCTTCACAGACGTTTCCACCGGCGCGCTTCTGACCCTGGCCTTTGGGTTTATCCTGGCCGCGATGTCTATCTTCCTGGGCCAGGTCAGTGCGGTCTATGAGGACGCCAACCTGCACCGCAGCCTGAGCCTGATGGGTCTGCCGCGCGGCTTCCTTACCCGGGTGTCCGCCTTGGAGGTCATGGGCCCGGCCATCGCTTTGAGCCTGTTTGGCTTTGCCTTTGGTGCTCTGATGGTTACCGTCATGTTCGACAATGCCGGGGACATCGACCTCGGCCACCGCATTGCCACCGCCCTGAGCATCTTGGCCGTGGGTTGGGTGGTCTCCGCCGGCGCAGTCTTGGCCGCGGAGCCCCTGCGCTCCCGCGTGCTGCGCCAGGGGGTGCGCCGCGAATAA
- a CDS encoding inorganic diphosphatase, translating to MSVEVTIEIPKGSRNKYEVDHETGKVYLDRYLFTPMAYPADYGFIDHTLGEDGDPLDALVILPEPVFPGVVVKARIVGVFKMTDEAGGDDKLLCVVDDPRWERYQDIEDVEQHLKDEIEHFFTRYKDLEPNKEVTGSGWGNKAEAEQIHADAVARYQ from the coding sequence GTGAGCGTTGAAGTAACCATCGAGATTCCTAAGGGTTCGCGCAATAAGTACGAGGTGGACCATGAGACCGGCAAGGTCTACCTGGACCGCTACCTGTTTACCCCCATGGCCTACCCGGCTGACTACGGCTTTATTGACCACACCCTGGGTGAAGACGGCGACCCGCTCGATGCCCTGGTCATCCTGCCGGAGCCGGTTTTCCCGGGCGTGGTGGTCAAGGCCCGCATTGTGGGCGTGTTCAAGATGACGGATGAGGCCGGCGGGGATGACAAGCTGCTGTGCGTGGTCGATGACCCGCGCTGGGAGCGCTACCAGGACATCGAGGACGTGGAGCAGCACCTCAAGGACGAAATCGAGCACTTCTTTACCCGTTATAAGGACCTGGAGCCCAACAAGGAAGTCACCGGCTCTGGTTGGGGCAACAAGGCAGAAGCGGAGCAGATTCACGCCGACGCCGTCGCGCGCTACCAGTAA